The following are encoded in a window of Sinomonas cyclohexanicum genomic DNA:
- a CDS encoding MmyB family transcriptional regulator: MRPALRQLLDAVGAVPALVLGRRTDVLAGNRLAYLLLADFPALPAAERNLTRWIILDPAARELFTDWHSVAAEAAGALRVDIGRHPNDPQANQLVGDLAVHSEDFRQWWAGHRVVTTHAGTLRMHHPVVGDLELTFEDLAPRHDPDQTLRVFTAATGSPSADSLALLGSFGAEGPSADEATERPATRRRT; this comes from the coding sequence GTGCGCCCGGCCCTGCGGCAGCTCCTCGACGCCGTGGGCGCCGTGCCGGCCCTCGTGCTCGGCCGCCGCACCGATGTGCTCGCGGGGAACCGGCTCGCCTACCTGCTGCTCGCGGACTTCCCGGCCCTGCCCGCGGCCGAGCGCAACCTCACGCGCTGGATCATCCTGGACCCGGCGGCGCGGGAGCTGTTCACCGACTGGCACTCTGTGGCAGCGGAGGCTGCCGGAGCACTGCGGGTGGACATCGGCCGGCACCCCAACGATCCGCAGGCCAACCAGCTGGTGGGTGATCTCGCGGTCCACAGCGAGGACTTCCGGCAGTGGTGGGCCGGCCACCGGGTGGTCACGACGCACGCGGGCACGCTGCGGATGCACCATCCGGTGGTCGGCGACCTCGAGCTGACCTTCGAGGACCTGGCCCCGCGGCATGACCCGGACCAGACGCTGCGCGTGTTCACGGCGGCGACCGGTTCGCCGTCCGCGGACTCCCTCGCGCTGCTCGGGAGCTTCGGGGCCGAGGGCCCGTCCGCTGACGAGGCAACGGAGCGTCCGGCGACGCGCAGACGGACCTGA
- a CDS encoding YhgE/Pip domain-containing protein: MTVLRLARSELKRMTHGLLPKLTILALVTVPLLYGAVYLYANWDPYKNMSQIPAALVVEDRGADAADGTHLDAGNEVAQTLVDGRLFDWHRVGSAAEADEGVRNGTYGFELALPADFSSNLVSPEAFDSARQAMLKVTTNDANNYLLSTIVDKVTTAVHDSVAKQVGTETASRLLTGYGVIHAQLATAADGATKLASGLDELAAGSTQLADGASQLHSGADQLVAGQMQLRDGANQLVAGQTRLRDGANQLSAGSAQLASGLDQLRDTTAGLPAGTQQLAGGAAQVAAGNAALNEKVQTAVGAVDAADAALQGQVKDAAAHLVANGVLTQAQADKIVADVAAAQSSAAVTDARTQLHAAAGQVQQLADGSQKVSDGAAQLAAGMPALTSAIGQADDGAHQLASGASQLASGQQAALDGAEKLADGEQIAIDDAQRLRDGAGQLDTGAAQLRDGAARADDGGHQLASGLTEGAGRVPNPSAQQVAGVSNVMGDPVAIDHASQTKAASYGAGLAPFFLSLAMWVGIFMLMQAMRPFTVRALASNAPPWKIALGGWLPFAVVAAVQATLLTTVVDFALGLEPAHPLLMWLFLALGGIAFSAIIHGIVALLGTSGKFVVLILLILQLVSSGGTFPWQMTPEPFQLAHQALPMGYVVQGMRHLIYGGDLSGILPTVTGLIGYTLLGGLLNFVGTRKNMTWRLKTLQPEISV, encoded by the coding sequence GTGACGGTCCTGCGCCTCGCCCGCTCCGAGCTCAAGCGGATGACCCACGGCCTCCTGCCCAAGCTCACCATCCTGGCGCTCGTGACGGTGCCGCTCCTGTACGGCGCCGTCTACCTGTACGCGAACTGGGACCCGTACAAGAACATGAGCCAGATCCCCGCCGCCCTCGTGGTCGAGGACCGCGGCGCCGACGCAGCCGACGGCACCCACCTGGACGCGGGGAACGAGGTGGCCCAGACCCTCGTGGACGGGCGCCTCTTCGACTGGCATCGGGTGGGCAGCGCCGCCGAGGCGGACGAGGGTGTGCGGAACGGCACGTACGGCTTCGAGCTGGCCCTCCCGGCGGACTTCTCCTCGAACCTCGTCTCCCCGGAGGCCTTCGACTCCGCCAGGCAGGCCATGCTCAAGGTCACCACCAACGACGCCAACAACTACCTCCTGAGCACCATCGTGGACAAGGTCACCACCGCGGTCCACGACTCCGTCGCGAAGCAGGTGGGCACCGAGACGGCCTCCAGGCTCCTCACCGGCTACGGCGTGATCCACGCCCAGCTCGCCACGGCGGCAGACGGCGCGACGAAGCTCGCCTCGGGCCTCGACGAGCTCGCGGCCGGATCGACGCAGCTCGCGGACGGCGCGTCGCAGCTGCACTCGGGCGCCGACCAGCTCGTAGCGGGCCAGATGCAGCTGCGCGACGGGGCCAACCAGCTCGTGGCCGGCCAGACCCGGCTGCGCGATGGCGCCAACCAGCTCTCGGCCGGCTCCGCCCAGCTCGCCTCCGGGCTCGACCAGCTGCGCGACACGACCGCTGGCCTGCCCGCGGGCACCCAGCAGCTCGCCGGCGGCGCCGCCCAGGTGGCTGCCGGCAACGCCGCGCTGAACGAGAAGGTCCAGACCGCAGTCGGCGCAGTGGACGCCGCGGACGCCGCACTCCAGGGCCAGGTCAAGGACGCGGCGGCGCACCTCGTCGCCAACGGGGTCCTCACGCAGGCCCAGGCGGACAAGATCGTGGCGGACGTCGCGGCGGCGCAGTCCTCCGCCGCGGTGACGGACGCCCGCACCCAGCTCCATGCCGCGGCCGGGCAGGTCCAGCAGCTCGCGGACGGCTCCCAGAAGGTGTCCGACGGCGCCGCGCAACTCGCAGCGGGCATGCCGGCGCTCACCTCGGCGATCGGGCAGGCGGACGACGGCGCGCACCAGCTCGCGTCGGGGGCCTCACAGCTCGCGTCGGGGCAACAGGCGGCCCTCGACGGCGCCGAGAAGCTCGCGGACGGCGAGCAGATCGCCATCGACGATGCCCAGAGGCTCCGCGACGGCGCGGGCCAGCTCGACACGGGCGCGGCCCAGCTCAGGGACGGCGCGGCGCGGGCCGACGACGGCGGGCACCAGCTCGCGTCCGGCCTCACCGAGGGCGCGGGGAGGGTCCCGAACCCGTCGGCGCAGCAGGTCGCGGGCGTCTCGAACGTCATGGGCGACCCCGTCGCGATCGACCACGCCTCCCAGACCAAGGCGGCCTCCTACGGCGCGGGCCTCGCCCCGTTCTTCCTCTCGCTCGCGATGTGGGTGGGCATCTTCATGCTCATGCAGGCCATGCGCCCGTTCACGGTCCGCGCGCTCGCCTCGAACGCCCCGCCGTGGAAGATTGCACTCGGCGGCTGGCTGCCGTTCGCGGTGGTCGCGGCGGTCCAGGCGACGCTGCTGACCACTGTGGTGGACTTCGCGCTCGGCCTCGAACCGGCGCATCCTCTGCTCATGTGGCTGTTCCTGGCGCTGGGAGGGATCGCGTTCAGCGCGATCATCCACGGGATCGTGGCGCTGCTGGGCACGTCCGGGAAGTTCGTGGTGCTGATCCTGCTGATCCTGCAGCTCGTCTCCTCGGGCGGGACGTTCCCGTGGCAGATGACCCCGGAACCGTTCCAGCTGGCCCACCAGGCTCTGCCGATGGGGTACGTGGTCCAGGGCATGCGCCACCTCATCTACGGCGGCGACCTCTCAGGGATCCTGCCGACGGTCACGGGCCTGATCGGCTACACGCTCCTGGGCGGCCTGCTGAACTTCGTGGGCACCCGCAAGAACATGACCTGGCGGCTCAAGACGCTCCAGCCCGAAATCTCAGTGTGA
- a CDS encoding N-acetylmannosamine-6-phosphate 2-epimerase: MILTPDALEALRGQLIVSCQAYPGEPLREPHITGQMAASVVYGGAAAVRVQGVADVQFTRTAVEVPVIGLWKDGHDGVFITPTLRHALAVAAAGAHVVAIDGTRRERPDGLSLAETVAGIHAGSHALVMADCGSLDDARAAADAGADLIGTTLAGYTGERPKTDGPDLELIADVAAAGLGRPLIAEGRIHAPAQARAALDAGAFAVVVGTAITHPTTITTWFREALA; the protein is encoded by the coding sequence GTGATCCTCACCCCAGACGCCCTCGAGGCCCTGCGCGGCCAGCTCATCGTCTCGTGCCAGGCATACCCCGGAGAGCCCCTGCGCGAGCCCCACATCACGGGGCAGATGGCGGCGTCGGTGGTGTACGGCGGGGCCGCGGCCGTGCGAGTGCAGGGTGTCGCGGATGTGCAGTTCACGCGGACCGCCGTGGAGGTGCCCGTGATCGGCCTGTGGAAGGACGGGCACGACGGCGTCTTCATCACCCCCACCCTGCGCCACGCCCTCGCCGTCGCGGCGGCCGGGGCGCACGTCGTGGCGATCGACGGCACACGGCGCGAGCGGCCGGACGGCCTTTCGCTCGCCGAGACGGTCGCCGGGATCCACGCCGGGTCCCACGCGCTGGTCATGGCGGACTGCGGATCCCTCGACGACGCGCGCGCCGCCGCCGACGCCGGAGCCGACCTCATCGGGACCACCCTCGCCGGGTACACCGGCGAGCGGCCCAAGACCGACGGTCCCGACCTCGAGCTCATCGCGGACGTGGCCGCCGCCGGCCTCGGCCGCCCGCTCATCGCCGAGGGCCGCATCCACGCCCCCGCCCAGGCGCGCGCGGCGCTCGACGCCGGCGCGTTCGCCGTGGTGGTCGGCACCGCCATCACCCACCCGACCACCATCACGACGTGGTTCCGGGAAGCCCTCGCCTGA
- a CDS encoding sensor histidine kinase codes for MSKLSGAEPRTGRSWLHPDTWHLRTKLVAVTTLLLVGICTVVGTVLYASMDRVLTQQLDSQLAQASHRAAEFSTPTSGTPRRNPIEAPGQGAGTLNARISNSVLVTSSLITSDGKVASPTASDAAQLASVPVSAGASGTGRPGADELTPVDRKLSVGTYRLVAVQTEYGDVVVTGLPMAATEATLGSLVLTTVIVSLGGLVLVGLLGTMIIRRTMKPLDQLSRVAGQVAQLPLDAGEVALAVRVPASAANPGTEVGQVGNALNRMLDNVAGALEARQASEMKVRQFVADASHELRTPLTAIRGYTDMLRLTEPLTDQGAESLGRVETQSLRMSRLVEDLLTLARLDEGQPLKRGPVDLTQLVVETVTDQKVIAPDHVWRLEIPEEPLEITADGAKLHQVLVNLLSNARKHTPAGTTVTASAGRSARGEAVLTVTDDGPGIPADLQRTVFSRFTRADKARTAGGEGSTGLGLSIVDAIVKAHGGTIDLTSRPGRTEFAVYLPATPAPAPAPAPAPAA; via the coding sequence ATGAGTAAGCTCTCGGGCGCGGAGCCGCGCACCGGGCGCAGCTGGCTCCACCCGGACACGTGGCACCTCCGCACCAAGCTCGTCGCCGTGACGACGCTCCTCCTGGTGGGCATCTGCACCGTGGTCGGGACGGTCCTCTACGCGAGCATGGACCGCGTCCTCACCCAGCAGCTCGACAGCCAGCTCGCCCAGGCGAGCCACCGCGCGGCCGAGTTCAGCACCCCGACCTCGGGCACCCCGCGGCGCAACCCGATCGAGGCCCCCGGCCAGGGAGCGGGGACGCTCAATGCGCGGATCAGCAACAGCGTGCTCGTGACGAGCAGCCTCATCACCTCGGACGGGAAGGTCGCCTCCCCCACCGCGTCCGACGCCGCGCAGCTGGCTTCCGTGCCTGTCTCGGCCGGCGCGTCGGGAACCGGGAGGCCAGGCGCCGACGAGCTCACACCCGTGGACCGCAAGCTGAGTGTCGGGACCTACCGCCTGGTCGCCGTGCAGACCGAGTACGGGGACGTCGTGGTCACGGGGCTCCCCATGGCCGCCACCGAGGCCACGCTCGGCTCCCTCGTGCTCACCACGGTCATCGTCTCGCTCGGGGGGCTCGTGCTCGTGGGGCTGCTTGGCACGATGATCATCCGGCGCACCATGAAGCCGCTCGACCAGCTCTCGCGCGTGGCGGGTCAGGTTGCGCAGCTGCCGCTCGACGCCGGCGAGGTCGCCCTCGCGGTGCGGGTGCCGGCGTCGGCCGCGAACCCCGGCACCGAGGTGGGCCAGGTGGGCAACGCGCTCAACCGGATGCTGGACAACGTCGCCGGCGCGCTCGAGGCGCGGCAGGCGTCCGAGATGAAGGTGCGGCAGTTCGTCGCGGACGCCTCGCACGAGCTGCGCACGCCGCTGACCGCGATCCGCGGATACACGGACATGCTGCGGCTCACGGAGCCGCTGACGGACCAGGGCGCGGAGTCGCTCGGGCGGGTGGAGACGCAGTCCCTGCGGATGTCACGGCTCGTCGAGGACCTCCTGACGCTCGCCCGGCTCGACGAGGGCCAGCCGCTCAAGCGCGGGCCCGTGGACCTCACGCAGCTGGTCGTGGAGACCGTGACGGACCAGAAGGTCATCGCTCCGGACCACGTCTGGCGGCTCGAGATCCCCGAGGAGCCGCTCGAGATCACGGCCGACGGCGCGAAGCTGCACCAGGTGCTCGTGAACCTGCTCAGCAACGCGCGCAAGCACACCCCCGCGGGGACCACCGTGACGGCGTCCGCTGGGCGCTCGGCCCGGGGAGAGGCCGTGCTCACCGTGACGGACGACGGCCCGGGCATCCCCGCCGACCTGCAGCGCACGGTCTTCTCGCGGTTCACGCGCGCGGACAAGGCGCGCACGGCCGGCGGCGAGGGGTCCACGGGGCTGGGGCTCTCGATCGTGGACGCGATCGTAAAAGCCCACGGCGGCACGATCGACCTCACGTCCCGGCCCGGGCGGACCGAGTTCGCGGTGTACCTGCCGGCCACGCCGGCACCGGCCCCGGCACCCGCTCCGGCCCCGGCCGCTTAG
- a CDS encoding ROK family protein, whose translation MRHAIGVDLGGTKTAGGLVSEDGEVLFTETIPTLSRQGGEAILNATAELVLRVRRRAAVEGLGVAGIGVGSAGVVDAAHGRVVSATDAIRGWAGTDVAGGLAGRTGLHTAVVNDVHAHALGEAWLGAAAATSSSLLVAFGTGVGGSFVVGGRPLLGHRWVGGHVGHVASPFAHDAAGSPLPCVCGSAGHVEAIASGPGLHSEYLRRGGDPAAPDTRAVFARAAGGEGSTGDSSVRGESAGDPVAIAAIDVAARAAGQAAGGLANILDPEVIVVSGGLADAGPLWWDAMEAAFRAELMPPLAALPLVRATLGGTAALVGAARLVFSPEILTHS comes from the coding sequence GTGAGGCACGCAATCGGCGTCGACCTCGGCGGCACCAAGACCGCCGGGGGCCTCGTCTCCGAGGACGGCGAGGTGCTGTTCACGGAAACGATCCCCACGCTCTCGCGGCAGGGCGGCGAGGCGATCCTCAACGCGACGGCCGAGCTGGTCCTCCGCGTGCGGCGCCGCGCCGCCGTGGAGGGGCTCGGGGTCGCCGGGATCGGGGTCGGCTCGGCCGGGGTCGTCGACGCCGCGCACGGACGGGTCGTCTCCGCGACGGACGCGATCCGCGGCTGGGCTGGTACGGACGTCGCGGGCGGGCTGGCCGGGCGCACGGGGCTGCACACAGCCGTCGTCAACGACGTCCACGCCCACGCACTCGGCGAGGCATGGCTGGGAGCCGCCGCGGCGACGTCGTCCTCGCTGCTCGTCGCGTTCGGCACCGGCGTGGGCGGCAGCTTCGTCGTCGGCGGTCGCCCGCTGCTGGGCCACCGCTGGGTGGGCGGCCACGTGGGGCACGTCGCCTCACCCTTCGCGCACGACGCCGCGGGCTCGCCGCTGCCGTGCGTGTGCGGCTCCGCGGGGCACGTCGAGGCGATTGCCTCCGGCCCCGGGCTGCACTCCGAATACCTCCGGCGCGGCGGCGATCCCGCCGCGCCGGATACCAGGGCCGTGTTCGCGCGTGCCGCGGGCGGCGAGGGCAGCACGGGTGACTCGTCCGTTCGCGGCGAGTCCGCCGGCGACCCAGTCGCCATCGCCGCCATCGACGTGGCCGCCCGCGCCGCCGGACAGGCCGCGGGCGGGCTCGCGAACATCCTCGACCCCGAGGTCATCGTGGTCTCCGGCGGGCTCGCTGACGCCGGCCCGCTGTGGTGGGACGCGATGGAGGCCGCGTTCCGGGCCGAGCTCATGCCCCCGCTCGCCGCGCTCCCGCTCGTGCGGGCCACGCTCGGCGGGACCGCCGCCCTCGTCGGAGCCGCCCGGCTCGTGTTCTCGCCCGAGATCCTCACGCATTCCTAG
- a CDS encoding SixA phosphatase family protein produces MSKHHLKHLIVLRHSKAAWPEGVADADRPLAERGHADAPEAGKWLVKHGFIPDFILCSTALRTRQTTTWVCEALGDKAPTPKLESGLYAASASRMLAVVNHVPESVRSLLIVSHMPGVQDLALRLASRDSDQDAYMDAATHFPTTGLAVLETETPWAELDGQDARLVSFAVPRAKKR; encoded by the coding sequence GTGAGCAAGCATCACCTCAAGCACCTCATCGTCCTGCGCCACTCGAAGGCGGCATGGCCCGAGGGGGTCGCGGATGCGGACCGGCCCCTCGCCGAGCGGGGCCACGCGGACGCCCCGGAAGCGGGGAAGTGGCTTGTCAAGCACGGGTTCATCCCGGACTTCATCCTCTGCTCGACTGCCCTGCGGACCCGCCAGACCACCACGTGGGTGTGCGAGGCGCTCGGCGACAAGGCCCCCACGCCCAAGCTCGAGTCCGGCCTGTACGCCGCGAGCGCGTCGCGGATGCTCGCCGTGGTGAATCACGTGCCCGAGTCGGTGCGCTCCCTGCTGATCGTCTCGCACATGCCCGGTGTGCAGGACCTTGCGCTGCGGCTCGCCTCCCGCGATTCCGATCAGGACGCGTACATGGACGCCGCGACCCACTTCCCGACCACCGGCCTCGCGGTCCTCGAGACCGAGACGCCGTGGGCCGAGCTCGACGGGCAGGACGCCCGCCTCGTCAGCTTCGCCGTGCCCCGCGCGAAGAAGCGCTGA
- a CDS encoding response regulator transcription factor: protein MASPFSTNNLPALTHPDGTPIRALVVDDEPSLSELMSMGLRMTGWSVQVAADGPSAVKAAREFRPDVLVLDVMMPGFDGVEALTRIRQFLPEVPALFLTAKDAVEDRITGLAAGGDDYVTKPFSMEEVMLRLHRLVQRSGVAAQDDAELVVGDLVLNTDTREVTRGGEDIQLTATQFELLRYLMENPKRVVSKSQILDRVWQYDFGGQANIVELYISYLRKKIDVDRAPMIHTVRGAGYVIKPADA, encoded by the coding sequence ATGGCAAGCCCCTTCTCCACCAACAACCTGCCGGCCCTCACCCACCCGGACGGCACGCCGATCCGCGCCCTCGTGGTGGACGACGAGCCGAGCCTGTCCGAGCTCATGAGCATGGGCCTGAGGATGACAGGCTGGAGCGTGCAGGTCGCGGCTGACGGGCCATCCGCCGTCAAGGCCGCGAGGGAATTTCGGCCGGACGTGCTCGTGCTGGACGTCATGATGCCTGGGTTCGACGGCGTCGAGGCGCTCACGCGCATCCGCCAGTTCCTCCCGGAGGTCCCCGCGCTGTTCCTCACCGCGAAGGACGCGGTCGAGGACCGCATCACCGGCCTCGCGGCCGGCGGTGACGACTACGTCACCAAGCCGTTCAGCATGGAGGAGGTCATGCTCCGACTCCACCGGCTCGTGCAGCGCTCGGGCGTGGCGGCGCAGGACGACGCCGAGCTCGTGGTCGGCGACCTCGTCCTGAACACGGACACGCGGGAGGTGACCCGCGGCGGCGAGGACATCCAGCTCACCGCGACCCAGTTCGAGCTCCTGCGCTACCTCATGGAGAACCCCAAGCGCGTGGTCAGCAAGTCCCAGATCCTCGACCGCGTCTGGCAATACGATTTCGGCGGGCAGGCGAACATCGTCGAGCTCTACATCTCCTACCTCCGCAAGAAGATCGACGTGGACCGTGCCCCCATGATCCACACCGTCCGAGGTGCCGGGTATGTCATCAAACCTGCAGACGCGTGA
- a CDS encoding aldo/keto reductase, producing the protein MPNLSDITVPTVTLNNGVEIPQLGFGVFQVPPEETQRVVEEALAAGYRHIDTAAAYRNEAGVGAAIAASGIPREQLFITTKLRNGDQGRAREAFEDSLAALGLDYVDLYLIHWPVPSQGLYVSAWQSLEEVYAGRRARAIGVSNFLAEHLETLLASARVTPAVNQIELHPTFQQRSLAAASREHGIAVEAYSPLGQGADLGAGAVLAAASAHGATPAQAVLAWHLAQGTIVIPKTATPARMRENLAAAALTLGQGEIEAISALETGDRIGGDPATAAHSQF; encoded by the coding sequence ATGCCCAACCTGTCCGACATCACCGTCCCGACCGTCACCCTCAACAACGGCGTGGAGATCCCCCAGCTCGGCTTCGGGGTCTTCCAGGTCCCGCCGGAGGAGACCCAGCGCGTGGTCGAGGAGGCGCTCGCCGCGGGGTACCGGCACATCGACACGGCCGCGGCCTACCGCAACGAGGCCGGGGTCGGTGCCGCGATCGCCGCCTCGGGGATCCCACGCGAACAGCTCTTCATCACCACCAAGCTCCGCAACGGCGACCAGGGCAGGGCACGCGAGGCGTTCGAGGACAGCCTCGCGGCCCTCGGTCTCGACTACGTGGACCTCTACCTGATCCACTGGCCGGTTCCATCCCAAGGGCTCTACGTCTCGGCGTGGCAGTCCCTCGAGGAGGTCTACGCGGGGCGCCGGGCCCGCGCGATCGGGGTCTCGAACTTCCTGGCCGAGCACCTCGAGACGCTCCTCGCATCGGCGCGCGTGACGCCAGCTGTGAACCAGATCGAGCTCCACCCGACGTTCCAGCAGCGCAGCCTGGCGGCCGCGAGCCGAGAGCACGGGATCGCGGTCGAGGCGTACAGCCCGCTCGGGCAGGGTGCGGATCTGGGCGCGGGAGCGGTGCTGGCGGCCGCCTCCGCGCACGGGGCCACCCCGGCGCAGGCCGTGCTCGCGTGGCATCTCGCGCAGGGGACCATCGTCATCCCGAAGACTGCCACGCCCGCGCGCATGCGGGAGAACCTCGCCGCCGCGGCCCTCACCCTCGGCCAGGGCGAGATCGAGGCGATCAGCGCCCTCGAGACCGGGGACCGCATCGGCGGCGATCCCGCCACGGCGGCGCACAGCCAGTTCTGA
- a CDS encoding TetR/AcrR family transcriptional regulator, which translates to MSTRTEATRQKLFVAAMGLIGQRGAAAVTVDEIAAAAGVAKGTVYYNFGSKNELVAQLLRHGMALLMEALGPADLAAAHDAGAAPDALGSPLARVREMVASALRFIEAYPSFVRLWMGEQWRPDGTWQPVLAAMRADVLGVIRAALARVAEESPLRPGQDLDVLATALFGASFVVGMDRVSSAPAKPLGPAVEAIVGLAAGAFSG; encoded by the coding sequence ATGAGCACCCGGACAGAGGCGACCCGCCAGAAGCTCTTCGTCGCCGCGATGGGGCTGATCGGCCAGCGCGGCGCGGCGGCCGTGACCGTGGACGAGATCGCCGCGGCCGCCGGCGTGGCGAAGGGAACCGTCTACTACAACTTCGGCAGCAAGAACGAGCTCGTCGCGCAGCTCCTCCGGCACGGCATGGCGCTGCTCATGGAAGCCCTCGGCCCCGCGGATCTGGCCGCGGCGCACGACGCCGGCGCCGCACCGGACGCGCTCGGCTCGCCGCTCGCCCGGGTCCGCGAGATGGTGGCGAGCGCGCTGCGCTTCATCGAGGCCTACCCCTCGTTCGTGCGGCTGTGGATGGGCGAGCAGTGGCGCCCCGACGGCACGTGGCAGCCCGTGCTCGCCGCCATGCGGGCGGACGTGCTCGGGGTGATCCGCGCTGCCCTCGCGCGCGTTGCCGAGGAGTCGCCGCTCCGTCCCGGGCAGGACCTCGACGTGCTCGCGACGGCCCTGTTCGGAGCCTCGTTCGTCGTGGGGATGGATCGGGTCTCGTCGGCCCCGGCCAAGCCGCTGGGCCCGGCGGTCGAGGCGATCGTCGGGCTCGCAGCGGGGGCGTTCTCCGGCTGA
- a CDS encoding winged helix-turn-helix domain-containing protein has protein sequence MSVASGYVHISVRNAQKAQQAGHRQPFGSRFGAQPEAYQSGAPTALHPAQPFRPVEDHSPLTAPTPVIQPGAEAVRAVPADNVAHGFVVYVGLSEQQAAAAGTSIARIAQEIRAHAQNLVEGIESYAAVAVAPADAPGSSLDVVRSTFGDPTVASRQQRPEPRPAAVADSRPSGVLIDLARREVHLDGETLNLTFKEFELLNYLVENGTRTVSRDELLESLWKNAEEIPNERTIDVHIRRLRSKLGRLANTVRTVRGQGYRFYEHPEVIVWAAPEYSI, from the coding sequence ATGTCTGTTGCATCCGGCTACGTCCACATCTCCGTCCGCAATGCCCAGAAGGCCCAGCAGGCTGGGCACCGCCAGCCGTTCGGCTCGCGCTTCGGCGCCCAGCCCGAGGCCTACCAGTCTGGCGCCCCCACGGCGCTGCATCCCGCCCAGCCGTTCCGCCCCGTCGAGGACCACAGCCCGCTGACGGCTCCGACCCCGGTGATCCAGCCCGGCGCCGAGGCAGTGCGTGCCGTGCCCGCCGACAACGTGGCCCACGGCTTCGTGGTCTACGTGGGCCTGTCCGAGCAGCAGGCCGCCGCTGCTGGCACGTCGATCGCCCGCATCGCCCAGGAGATCCGGGCCCACGCGCAGAACCTCGTGGAGGGCATCGAGAGCTACGCCGCCGTCGCCGTCGCCCCCGCGGACGCCCCCGGCTCGTCGCTGGATGTGGTGCGCTCGACGTTCGGCGACCCCACCGTGGCCAGCCGCCAGCAGCGCCCCGAACCGCGCCCCGCGGCAGTGGCTGACTCTCGCCCGTCCGGCGTGCTCATCGACCTCGCCCGGCGCGAGGTCCACCTCGACGGCGAGACGCTCAACCTGACGTTCAAGGAGTTCGAGCTCCTGAACTACCTCGTCGAGAACGGCACGCGCACGGTGAGCCGCGACGAGCTGCTCGAGAGCCTCTGGAAGAACGCCGAGGAGATCCCGAACGAGCGCACCATTGACGTGCACATCCGCCGCCTGCGCTCCAAGCTCGGCCGCCTCGCCAACACCGTCCGCACGGTCCGCGGCCAGGGCTACCGCTTCTACGAGCACCCCGAGGTCATCGTCTGGGCCGCGCCGGAGTACTCCATCTAG
- a CDS encoding DUF1304 domain-containing protein has translation MLIASAVLAALAGALHVYIFVLESFRWTRPSTMRTFGLRSREEAETTRLLAFNQGFYNLFLALGALVGASLLLWGPAFHQAARALLVGACGSMLAASIVLLLSDRTRLRASAVQGALPLLALLALAIAGRG, from the coding sequence ATGCTCATCGCCTCAGCCGTCCTCGCCGCGCTGGCCGGCGCGCTGCACGTGTACATCTTCGTGCTCGAGTCCTTCCGGTGGACCCGGCCTTCGACGATGCGCACGTTCGGCCTGCGCAGCCGGGAGGAGGCGGAGACCACCCGGCTCCTCGCCTTCAACCAGGGCTTCTACAACCTGTTCCTTGCGCTCGGCGCGCTCGTGGGCGCCAGCCTGCTGCTGTGGGGGCCGGCGTTCCACCAGGCCGCCCGCGCCCTCCTCGTCGGGGCGTGCGGCTCGATGCTCGCCGCGTCGATCGTCCTGCTGCTCAGCGACCGCACCAGGCTCCGCGCGTCCGCTGTCCAGGGCGCGCTCCCGCTCCTCGCGCTGCTCGCCCTGGCCATCGCCGGGCGCGGCTGA